From the Betaproteobacteria bacterium genome, the window TCCGCGGTGCGCGACTGGGAAGCGCGCGGCCGCGAAGCGGGCGTCGTGCTGCAGCCTTTCGTCGAGGGCGAGGCAGCCAGTCTGTCTCTGCTCGTGCGCGACGGCCGTGCGGTGATCCTCGCCGTGAATCGGCAACACGTGACCCGGCGAGACGGTGCGCTGCGGTTTCACGGTTGCTCCGTCAACGCCCTTGCCGCCTGGCGACCGCTGTTGGCCGATCTCGCGCAGGGCATTGCCGAAGCACTGCCGGATCTCTGGGGTTACGTCGGCGTCGACTTGATCCTCGCCGACCGCGGTGCGCAAGTGCTGGAAGTGAACCCGCGTCTGACCACCTCGTACGCCGGCCTGCGCGATTCGATCGGCGTCAATCCCGCCGCCTGCGTGCTGGCGCTTCTCGACGAAGCGGCGCCGCTGCCACCGCCGCCCGCGGCGCTGCGCAGTGTCGAAGTCGGCGTGCCGCAGGAATCCGTCGATGCGTGAGGCAGTGCTCGGCTGGGACGTCGGCGGCGCGCACCTGAAGGCTGCGCTGGTCGACGCCGATGGCGCAGCGGTCCTCGCCGTGGAACTGCCGTGTCCGCTGTGGCAGGGCGTATCGCACCTCGAGGGCGCGCTCGATGCGACGCTGGCGCGGATGCCGACGCTACCCACCACGCATGTCGTCACCATGACCGGAGAACTCGCCGACTGCTTTGCCGATCGCGCCGCCGGTGTCGCCGCCATCGTCGGCGCCATCTGCGCACGTGTGCCCGTGACCGGGCTGCATCTCTTCGCCGGGCGTGCCGGCTTCGTCCCGGCAGCGGCGGCGGCGACTGCGGCAGCGCAGATCGCCTCCGCCAACTGGCTCGCCACCGCCATGTATCTGGCGACGGTGACGGATGCAGCACTGCTCGCCGACATCGGCAGCACGACGACCGACCTCGTGCCGATCGCCGGGAGCGAGGTGCGCTGCCTCGGGCACGACGATTTCACGCGGCTCGCGACCGATGAACTGGTCTATACCGGGACCACCCGCACGCCGCTGATGTCGATCGCGCCGCGAGTGCCGTTCGAGGGACGGCAGGTGGCGTTGATGGCG encodes:
- a CDS encoding S-layer protein is translated as MREAVLGWDVGGAHLKAALVDADGAAVLAVELPCPLWQGVSHLEGALDATLARMPTLPTTHVVTMTGELADCFADRAAGVAAIVGAICARVPVTGLHLFAGRAGFVPAAAAATAAAQIASANWLATAMYLATVTDAALLADIGSTTTDLVPIAGSEVRCLGHDDFTRLATDELVYTGTTRTPLMSIAPRVPFEGRQVALMAEHFATTADVYRLTGELAEPVDLHPAADGGPKTREASARRIARMIGRDAGTAPPAAWTELARFFAEQQLERLQAAARLVIARAGLPHGAPLVGAGTGAFLARKLASRLDRPYTDFAALATRSGASEDDLMACAPAFAVARLFSAAGARR